CCCGCCGCCGCCGGCGGGCCGCGGCGATCACGTCGACCCTCAGGTGGAGTTCGGGGTCGGGTCCGGGTGATCCCAGGGGTTCACCTGATCATCCGCGCGGCCCGGCGGGGAAGTCTCTTCAGGCATGACGAGATCGAAGACCTCCCGCCGCGGCTCCGTGGTGGCGCTGGCGTGCACGGCCCTGATCGGGTTCGCTTCAGTCGTGGCCCAACCGGCATCCGCCGACCCGGCGAGCGATCCGCTGCCCACCTTCGACTTCGCCGACTGCCCGTCCATCCCGGCCGGCGCGGATCCAGGGCTGTGGCGGTGTGAGGTGCTGATGTCCAGCGGCACGTTCAGGTTCGGCGACCTGCCCGAGCAGCCGACCGGAGCGATGCGGATGACGTTCGCCGAAGGGCAGCTGGACGGGAAATTCGCCCAGGTCTTCGGCGCGTTGAGGGCCGACCCGACCCCGGTGCCGGGAGGGCTGCTCGGAATTCCCGCAACCGACGCGCACAACCCGAAGCTGCGCCTGGACCTGCGCATCGAGTACGCGGGTTACTCCGATTTCCTCTCCGTCGGGGACCGGATGGGGGAGCAGCACCTCAAGCTCCGCGTCATCTCCCCGCTGCTGCCGGGCACCTGCGCGATCGGCAGCGACGATGACCCGATCAAGTTCAAGCCCGTCCGGATCGGCAGGCCCGAGGTGATCTCCACCGACCCGCAGGTGCTCAAGTTCACCATCGAGGACAAGGAGTTCGCCGTGCCGGAAGCACGCGGTTGCGGCGGTCTGGACCGGCTGGTGAACCGGCGATTCGGCCTGCCCGCCCCCGCCGGCGCGAACAGGATGACGTTCACGACGCTCGTTGGGCTCAAGAGCTACACGCAGCTGTGAAGGCGGATTAGCCGGCCCACGCCGCCAGGCCCGACCTCGACGGCGCCGCACTTGTCCTGGCGTGTGTTGAGCGAACCTCCGGCGGAGTGGGACTGGGACGTAAGCAGAGCATTACTTCCTCCTGGTGCGATCGCCTCACCCGATCGGTTGCATCACAACGTTATTCAACCAAGCATCAGTAGATCTATAACGCCTTCCGGCGCACTTTCCCGTGCTCACGTACGGTTTTGTGCGAATGGGCGCACCCGGTCGAGTGACGCGTATCCCGCACAACTTGGTTGCTTGTCAGGACTGACCGCTAGTAGGGTTTCGATCACGGTGTCGAAGCGGGATCGAATTCCGCCCCGGGCCGCGTTTCGGCTCCGCCGTGGGACCCCCAGCCCGCAGGAGTCGTGCGCGCGGGCGGCGTTCATGTCCATTGAGGACTGAACGGCCGTCCCCGCCGCGCGGATGGGTCGGTTTCGGCCCATCCGCGCGGTTCCACGCCCCTCATAACGGCGTTGTGCAACACTGCCGGGGTGAGCCCGCGGAAGCTGGATCCGGAGACGCGAACCAGGCTCGTCGACATCGCGGCGAGGCTCTTGGCCGAGCACGGCGCCGAGGCGCTGTCCACCAGGAAGATCACGGCCGAGGCCGGCACCTCGACCATGGCGGTCTACACCTACTTCGGCAGCATGAGCGGCCTGGTCCGCGAGATGGCGCACGAGGGCTTCGCCCGGCTGGAACGCCAGTTCGCCAGGGTGCGGCAGACCGACGACCCGGTGGCCGACATGGCAGTGCTCGGCCACGCCTACCGTTACAACGCGAGGGTGAACTCCCACCTGTACGCGGTGATGTTCGGCGGCCAGTCGCTCGCCGGCTTCTCGCTCACCGAGGACGACCGCCAGTACGGCCGGTACACCCTGGGCACGGTGGTCGAGTGCGCCGGTCGCTGCATCGCCGCCGGCCGGTTCGCGGACGCGGACCCGCTGCTGATCGCCCACGAGATGTGGATCACCACGCACGGACTGGTGAACCTCGAACTCGGCCGGTACCTGATCGAACCGGTCGGCGCGGACCGGGCCTACGAGGCGATGCTGACCAGCCTCCTGGTCGGTGTCGGCGACGACGTGAAGTCCGCGACGGCGTCGTTGGCCGCGTCGAAGAAGCGCCGCCACCGCGAAGTGGAGGCGCCGGAGCCGGTCACGGGCCGAGGCTGACGTCTCCGGCGCCTACTCCGTCCGTGCCGGGCGGGCGGGGTCGGTGGTGCCGGTGCCGATCAGGGTGGTGGCGTCGAGTTCGGTCACGCCGTCCGCGCGGAGCGAGTCGAGGTAGTGCCAGCGCACCGCGTCGACGGTGTCG
This is a stretch of genomic DNA from Saccharothrix ecbatanensis. It encodes these proteins:
- a CDS encoding TetR/AcrR family transcriptional regulator, with amino-acid sequence MSPRKLDPETRTRLVDIAARLLAEHGAEALSTRKITAEAGTSTMAVYTYFGSMSGLVREMAHEGFARLERQFARVRQTDDPVADMAVLGHAYRYNARVNSHLYAVMFGGQSLAGFSLTEDDRQYGRYTLGTVVECAGRCIAAGRFADADPLLIAHEMWITTHGLVNLELGRYLIEPVGADRAYEAMLTSLLVGVGDDVKSATASLAASKKRRHREVEAPEPVTGRG